The Corynebacterium simulans genome contains a region encoding:
- a CDS encoding ATP-binding protein has protein sequence MTTINLDDDIRATLRKLRLSTFADIFFDLVAADDANTALPEEIFLKAVEETAAKRRQTNIAKAITQAKFRYPGATLAELINPDERGLNLRQLKRLAATPWRDEPSNVHVLAPTGAGKTYIACAIGIAACQAEYSVAYYRLDQLVDELGAFLPADERYVAKMRKLQNIDVLILDDFLTIGINQRGQEDLTKIIFDRDGRLPTIIVSQTTAAYWVKKLPDPIGADSLVSRLNAGQRIELGDYDMRQHLASATYGANE, from the coding sequence ATGACCACCATCAACCTTGACGATGACATCCGAGCTACACTGCGTAAACTGCGTCTTTCCACCTTCGCTGATATCTTTTTCGACCTAGTCGCCGCCGATGACGCCAACACCGCTCTACCGGAGGAAATCTTCCTCAAAGCCGTGGAAGAAACCGCGGCCAAGCGCCGGCAAACCAACATCGCAAAAGCCATCACCCAGGCGAAATTCCGCTATCCGGGAGCAACACTCGCCGAGCTGATCAACCCAGATGAACGAGGGTTGAATCTACGCCAGCTCAAACGACTAGCCGCAACACCCTGGCGCGACGAACCTTCCAATGTGCACGTCCTAGCGCCCACCGGTGCGGGTAAAACCTACATCGCCTGCGCTATCGGTATTGCTGCTTGCCAGGCTGAATACAGTGTCGCGTACTACCGGCTGGATCAGCTCGTCGATGAATTAGGGGCCTTCCTGCCAGCAGATGAACGCTATGTAGCTAAAATGCGCAAGCTACAAAACATTGATGTACTCATCCTCGATGATTTCCTGACCATAGGAATCAACCAGCGCGGACAAGAAGACCTAACCAAGATCATATTCGACCGCGACGGCAGACTGCCGACCATCATCGTCTCCCAGACAACCGCCGCCTACTGGGTGAAGAAACTACCCGACCCCATCGGCGCGGACTCACTGGTCAGCAGACTCAATGCCGGACAGCGCATCGAACTCGGCGACTACGACATGCGCCAACACCTGGCAAGCGCCACATATGGCGCCAACGAGTAG
- the istA gene encoding IS21 family transposase, whose amino-acid sequence MANFKDIMAMCLDGGSYAAISAALGCSNRDIAKTKTLIADLSITKESFAQLDPSFFDEHFSDHRGARRKRYDQPDFEKLAKRLANNKHLTRHKLWLDYVAAPVGEGESKYQYSQFCERLRTHIRTTGMTSIIEHEPGQELYVDWAGDKVSIIDKAIGEVGMKASLFVAICPYSSLLFVTATANEKMDNWISCHVKALDYLGKCPGIIVPDNAPTATYRPVKNKPGRRIQQRYADFADYYDILLVPARPGKPRDKAAVERAVQLVYSRILGYFDGITFYSLDELNEAIAQRVDDINMNMPRPDGITRKELFDADEAPMMRDLPDTPFTEVSWRNVKVDRNWHICCDYQYYSVPFQYIGKTLRARLTNSLVSIFDGDDLVAEHSRMHGFKYRYCTDPAHTPDKDIAGVKPLTRDELLARASSFGPATAKVVSSILERNAKAVPRGLHTARNVLVKLGNKHNKTTLEPACQQVIDHSLAPNMQVIARIQADIARNGHTLNQTPAVQADHAQSRIVDITAIPDAVFLRPASHYDIPKKEA is encoded by the coding sequence ATGGCCAACTTCAAAGACATCATGGCGATGTGTTTGGACGGGGGAAGCTATGCTGCCATCTCTGCGGCGTTGGGATGTTCCAACCGGGATATTGCCAAAACCAAGACACTGATTGCGGACCTGAGCATCACCAAGGAGTCGTTTGCTCAGCTGGATCCATCATTCTTCGACGAGCACTTCAGCGACCATCGCGGGGCCCGTCGCAAGCGCTACGACCAGCCAGACTTCGAAAAGCTCGCCAAGCGACTAGCCAATAACAAGCACTTGACCCGCCACAAGCTCTGGCTGGACTACGTTGCTGCACCTGTCGGTGAAGGCGAGTCGAAGTATCAGTACTCCCAGTTTTGCGAACGCCTGCGCACCCACATCCGCACCACTGGAATGACCTCGATTATCGAACACGAGCCAGGCCAGGAACTCTATGTCGACTGGGCCGGCGACAAGGTTTCCATCATTGACAAGGCCATCGGTGAAGTCGGCATGAAAGCCAGCTTATTCGTGGCCATCTGCCCCTATTCTTCACTGTTGTTTGTGACAGCAACAGCTAACGAGAAGATGGACAACTGGATTTCCTGCCATGTGAAAGCCTTAGACTACCTCGGTAAATGCCCTGGCATCATCGTTCCTGACAACGCACCGACCGCGACTTATCGGCCGGTGAAGAACAAGCCCGGCCGGCGCATTCAACAACGCTACGCGGACTTCGCCGACTACTACGACATCCTGCTCGTACCGGCCCGACCTGGAAAACCTCGGGATAAGGCCGCTGTGGAACGCGCCGTCCAACTCGTCTACTCGCGCATCCTCGGCTACTTCGATGGGATCACCTTCTACAGTCTTGATGAACTCAATGAGGCTATCGCCCAGCGCGTCGACGACATCAACATGAATATGCCTAGGCCCGATGGGATAACCCGTAAAGAGTTGTTTGATGCTGATGAAGCGCCCATGATGCGTGACTTACCAGATACCCCGTTTACGGAAGTGTCCTGGCGAAACGTCAAAGTCGACCGTAACTGGCACATCTGCTGCGACTACCAGTACTACTCAGTGCCGTTCCAATACATCGGCAAAACCCTGCGGGCACGGCTGACCAACAGCCTGGTGAGCATCTTCGACGGCGACGACCTAGTCGCAGAGCACTCACGTATGCACGGGTTCAAGTACCGCTATTGCACTGACCCAGCCCATACCCCGGATAAGGACATTGCCGGGGTCAAACCTCTTACCCGTGACGAGCTGCTTGCTCGAGCATCATCATTTGGGCCGGCAACGGCCAAGGTCGTCTCCTCAATTTTGGAACGCAACGCCAAAGCCGTACCCCGCGGGCTACACACTGCCCGCAACGTGCTCGTCAAGCTGGGCAACAAGCACAACAAGACCACGCTTGAGCCTGCCTGCCAGCAAGTCATTGACCATAGCCTGGCACCCAACATGCAGGTCATCGCGCGGATTCAGGCCGACATCGCCCGCAACGGTCACACCCTCAACCAAACGCCAGCCGTCCAGGCCGATCACGCCCAGTCGCGCATTGTGGATATCACCGCAATCCCTGATGCAGTATTCCTGCGCCCAGCCAGCCACTACGACATCCCGAAGAAGGAGGCCTAG
- a CDS encoding cupin domain-containing protein, with protein MSDLRTDHGPNPYVLNIEETTLANDAFRDTLWTGQYLQMTVMSIPAGGEIGAEVHDDHDQFLRLESGKGRIMIGEDKDNLDIDQVVEDDFAIFVPAGKWHNFVNEGSEPAKLYSIYAAPDHVKGTIHETKEDADNDPNEQH; from the coding sequence ATGTCAGATCTGCGCACCGACCATGGTCCGAACCCTTATGTTCTCAACATCGAAGAGACCACCCTGGCTAACGATGCTTTCCGTGACACCCTGTGGACCGGCCAATACCTGCAGATGACCGTCATGTCTATTCCTGCCGGCGGCGAAATCGGCGCGGAGGTCCACGATGACCATGACCAGTTCCTGCGCCTCGAGTCCGGCAAGGGCCGCATCATGATTGGTGAAGACAAGGACAACCTGGACATCGATCAGGTAGTCGAAGACGACTTTGCCATCTTCGTACCAGCTGGCAAGTGGCACAACTTTGTCAACGAGGGCTCCGAGCCGGCAAAGCTCTACTCCATCTACGCCGCACCGGATCACGTTAAGGGCACCATCCACGAGACCAAGGAAGACGCGGACAACGATCCGAACGAGCAGCACTAA
- a CDS encoding MarR family winged helix-turn-helix transcriptional regulator — MTTGTRWLNEEEQELWRLLLGAIRKINRGMEETLMSGGEVSASEFAVLVTLSEQKDHQMRLRELCAELDWDRSRTSHQVTRMEKRGLVTKCKSVGDARGVVVKITDDGFTRLERAVPEHVESVRRLVFDHLSEEDVPSLVNFFKGVLAVKNVPGYEGFVPDELLHGQDEPQA; from the coding sequence ATGACTACGGGAACTCGCTGGCTTAATGAGGAGGAACAGGAGCTTTGGCGCCTGCTCCTTGGCGCCATCCGCAAGATCAATCGCGGCATGGAAGAAACGCTCATGTCCGGTGGGGAAGTCTCTGCTTCTGAGTTTGCCGTCCTAGTGACGTTGTCCGAGCAAAAAGATCATCAGATGCGCCTGCGCGAGCTGTGTGCCGAGCTGGATTGGGACCGTTCCCGCACATCCCACCAGGTAACGCGCATGGAAAAGCGCGGGCTCGTCACCAAGTGCAAGAGCGTCGGCGATGCCCGCGGCGTGGTGGTAAAGATAACCGATGATGGTTTTACCCGCCTCGAGCGCGCTGTTCCTGAGCACGTCGAGTCCGTGCGCCGCCTTGTCTTCGATCACCTAAGCGAGGAAGATGTTCCCTCGCTGGTTAACTTTTTCAAAGGAGTGCTAGCAGTAAAGAACGTCCCTGGCTACGAAGGATTCGTACCGGACGAACTTCTGCACGGGCAAGACGAACCGCAGGCTTAA
- a CDS encoding AAA family ATPase, giving the protein MMRLHSLEIWNVRGVEHLRIEQLPETGVVVIHGENEAGKSTIVEAIDTVLTEKHTGAAKKIKALKPVDRDAGPEVKLEVTVGPYHFRIHKRWLKKKMSELRVLAPRAAQFTGGEADDELDRILNEHLDRQLLDALFLRQDDLGSGVAAVGIPSVTNALEEASGMDTAAAEDSELVNRVQREYEKYFTARTGQPAKELKDAQERYNAAELAHNEATEALRQLDDVVVKHEAAQLAKRDAEEALPAAQAELAEREKDVVEARAALEKIEAQREVVDRAAADVEAKKEALERRRSAVEEVSRAAANLTALATKVEELSASVEDEKEIRSALEEKLERANQTYEKARANLQHARKAHKKKEREALGERLEYLGKLDKELADRRAELAQAPEIANLKDIEQAANEVQVQERVFAAASAKLVISGKGEFEVDGEVQQTDDNTQTIQLRDGMKFAFGKLQATYQAAAGDTSADTVAQARTRLAELLEDAGCEDLAAAQKLREEFLEKQRAVEQVQREFKAALGTDDLGELKAKYAAQSGVFEEPSEHEGTDVSEEALDLSAAESAEEAARSEVTMAEKELAPYRDSQVATQLAAATARHESAANLHAAAEEALRQARDAATDADVKEALHAAKVQLEQQRERLQELSAIDVDTVFALHKGAEKQVRSLNNAILKADGDMREYVGRIEMHSGVAERLAAASAELEISREVLAAVEKRANAARYLRELLLKHRDAARQRYAAPFVTKLNALARTVFGGDVDFELSEELVVTARSRNGQTIDMGSLSGGAKEQLAILTRFAIAGLVQESGVPVIVDDALGSTDSTRLNLMSTLFAQVGKHSQVLVLTCMPQRYARVPERTELAMDELKA; this is encoded by the coding sequence ATGATGCGTCTACACAGCTTGGAAATCTGGAACGTCCGCGGCGTCGAGCATCTGCGCATCGAACAGCTGCCGGAGACCGGCGTCGTGGTCATCCACGGTGAGAACGAGGCCGGCAAGTCCACCATCGTGGAAGCCATCGATACCGTGCTGACGGAAAAGCACACGGGTGCCGCTAAGAAGATTAAGGCGCTCAAACCGGTGGACCGAGATGCGGGCCCTGAGGTAAAGCTTGAGGTCACCGTGGGTCCGTATCACTTCCGCATCCACAAGCGCTGGCTCAAGAAGAAGATGTCTGAATTGCGCGTTCTGGCACCGCGTGCGGCGCAATTTACTGGCGGCGAGGCCGATGACGAGCTGGATCGCATCTTGAACGAGCATCTTGACCGCCAGCTCCTTGACGCTCTGTTCCTCCGCCAAGACGACCTAGGCTCAGGCGTGGCTGCCGTGGGAATTCCATCGGTGACAAATGCCTTAGAAGAAGCCAGTGGTATGGATACCGCGGCCGCGGAAGACTCTGAGCTGGTCAATCGCGTGCAGAGGGAATACGAAAAATACTTCACCGCGCGCACCGGGCAGCCGGCTAAGGAACTAAAGGATGCCCAAGAGCGCTACAACGCGGCAGAACTTGCGCACAATGAGGCCACGGAAGCATTGCGCCAGCTTGACGATGTCGTGGTCAAGCACGAGGCTGCACAACTTGCCAAGCGCGACGCCGAGGAAGCATTGCCGGCAGCACAGGCAGAACTAGCCGAGCGCGAAAAGGACGTTGTTGAGGCCCGCGCCGCCCTCGAAAAGATCGAAGCCCAGCGCGAAGTGGTTGACCGCGCTGCGGCAGATGTGGAGGCCAAGAAAGAAGCCCTCGAACGCCGCCGCAGCGCGGTGGAGGAGGTTTCTAGGGCCGCTGCGAATCTCACGGCTTTAGCCACCAAGGTCGAAGAGCTTAGCGCGAGCGTCGAAGATGAGAAAGAAATCCGCAGCGCGCTCGAGGAAAAGCTCGAGCGCGCAAATCAAACCTATGAGAAGGCACGCGCCAACCTCCAACACGCGCGAAAGGCGCACAAGAAGAAGGAGCGGGAGGCCCTTGGCGAGCGCCTTGAGTACCTGGGCAAGCTCGACAAAGAACTAGCTGACCGCCGCGCCGAGCTAGCTCAAGCACCAGAGATTGCGAACCTGAAAGACATCGAGCAAGCCGCCAACGAAGTTCAGGTCCAAGAACGCGTCTTTGCTGCGGCCTCCGCCAAGCTGGTCATCAGCGGTAAAGGCGAGTTCGAGGTCGACGGCGAAGTCCAACAAACCGACGACAACACACAAACCATCCAGCTACGCGATGGCATGAAGTTTGCATTCGGCAAGCTTCAGGCAACCTACCAAGCAGCAGCCGGTGATACCTCGGCCGATACCGTGGCACAGGCACGCACGCGCCTTGCGGAACTGCTTGAAGACGCTGGTTGCGAAGACCTTGCTGCGGCACAGAAGCTACGCGAGGAATTCTTGGAAAAGCAGCGCGCCGTCGAACAAGTTCAGCGCGAGTTCAAGGCGGCCTTGGGCACCGACGACCTAGGCGAGCTCAAAGCAAAATATGCCGCACAGTCAGGGGTCTTTGAAGAGCCTAGCGAGCACGAAGGCACGGACGTATCTGAGGAAGCACTCGACTTGTCTGCCGCCGAGTCAGCTGAGGAGGCCGCGCGCAGCGAAGTCACCATGGCGGAAAAAGAGCTGGCCCCGTACCGGGATAGCCAGGTGGCCACGCAGCTGGCTGCGGCGACGGCGCGGCATGAATCCGCTGCCAACCTGCATGCTGCAGCTGAGGAGGCTCTGCGTCAGGCCCGCGATGCAGCAACGGATGCAGACGTTAAAGAGGCTCTCCATGCGGCGAAGGTGCAACTGGAGCAGCAGCGCGAACGCCTGCAAGAACTAAGCGCCATCGACGTCGATACGGTGTTTGCTCTGCACAAGGGCGCGGAAAAACAGGTACGTAGCCTGAACAACGCAATTTTGAAAGCCGATGGCGACATGCGCGAATATGTCGGCCGAATCGAGATGCACTCTGGTGTGGCCGAACGCCTGGCTGCAGCCAGCGCCGAGCTGGAAATCTCGCGGGAGGTACTCGCGGCCGTCGAAAAGCGTGCAAATGCTGCCCGCTATCTGCGGGAGCTGTTGCTTAAGCATCGCGATGCTGCGCGCCAGCGCTACGCCGCGCCTTTCGTGACAAAGCTTAATGCTCTCGCGCGCACCGTCTTCGGCGGTGACGTCGACTTCGAGCTCTCCGAGGAGCTCGTTGTCACCGCGCGTAGCCGCAACGGCCAAACCATTGATATGGGTTCGCTTTCCGGCGGCGCGAAGGAGCAGCTGGCCATCCTTACACGGTTCGCTATTGCCGGGCTCGTTCAAGAGTCCGGTGTGCCCGTCATTGTGGACGATGCGCTGGGCTCTACTGACTCGACGCGCCTGAACCTGATGTCGACGCTCTTCGCCCAGGTAGGCAAGCATTCGCAGGTGCTCGTGCTTACATGTATGCCGCAGCGATACGCGCGTGTACCGGAGCGCACGGAGCTTGCCATGGACGAGCTGAAGGCTTAG
- a CDS encoding metallophosphoesterase family protein: MVTFIHTSDFQLGMTRWFLEGEAQVRFNDDREAAVVRLGELAAETGAEFIVVAGDVFEHNSLSKATLGRAKEAFRNLPVPVYLLPGNHDPLVADSILRKPFADNVHVIADSTPIEVREGVEIVGAPYLSKRANYDLVQAALAPLAPYDGVRIAVGHGQVEARESEADVIDLKFVENQISEGVIDYLALGDTHSTQALGQSGRVWFSGSPETTAFDDRERDSGNALVVVIDNGQVEVTPHHIGRWAFRAVAADVNSDEDVERFLTVLDDMPNKSRTAVKYGLRGTVGLGAQARLEQGLAELEPVFASLRPRERTMDLHLAPDEEELASLELSGFAADALAELVENLEDPVARDAVNLLFRLSVKEA; encoded by the coding sequence ATGGTGACCTTCATCCATACCTCGGACTTTCAGTTGGGCATGACCCGCTGGTTCCTCGAGGGCGAGGCCCAGGTGCGCTTCAACGATGACCGTGAGGCGGCCGTTGTCAGGCTCGGTGAATTAGCCGCGGAAACCGGCGCGGAATTCATCGTGGTGGCAGGTGACGTATTTGAGCATAATTCGCTCAGCAAGGCCACCTTGGGCCGTGCCAAGGAGGCCTTTCGCAATCTGCCGGTGCCTGTTTATCTGTTGCCCGGCAACCACGATCCGCTGGTGGCGGATTCCATCCTGCGCAAGCCTTTTGCGGACAATGTCCACGTCATCGCGGATTCCACCCCGATTGAGGTGCGCGAAGGAGTAGAGATCGTCGGTGCCCCGTATCTCTCCAAGCGCGCAAACTATGACCTCGTGCAGGCAGCGCTCGCCCCGCTCGCGCCTTACGACGGCGTCCGAATCGCCGTAGGCCACGGGCAGGTGGAAGCACGCGAGTCTGAGGCTGACGTTATTGACTTAAAGTTTGTCGAAAACCAGATTTCTGAGGGCGTCATCGATTACCTTGCTCTGGGAGATACCCACTCCACGCAGGCCTTGGGGCAGTCGGGGCGCGTCTGGTTCTCCGGCAGCCCGGAGACTACCGCTTTTGATGACCGCGAGCGCGATTCCGGCAATGCACTGGTCGTGGTAATCGACAACGGGCAGGTTGAGGTCACCCCACACCACATCGGCCGCTGGGCTTTTCGCGCCGTGGCGGCAGACGTCAACTCCGACGAGGATGTCGAGCGCTTCCTCACTGTTCTCGATGACATGCCGAATAAGTCCCGTACCGCAGTGAAGTATGGCTTGCGCGGCACGGTGGGGTTGGGCGCCCAAGCGCGTTTGGAGCAAGGCTTGGCCGAGCTCGAGCCGGTCTTCGCCTCGCTGCGGCCGCGTGAGCGAACCATGGATTTGCACCTTGCTCCCGATGAGGAGGAACTTGCCAGCCTAGAGCTTTCCGGCTTTGCCGCTGATGCCTTGGCGGAGTTGGTGGAAAACCTGGAGGACCCTGTAGCCCGCGACGCAGTCAATCTGTTGTTCCGTCTCAGTGTGAAGGAGGCCTAA
- a CDS encoding DEAD/DEAH box helicase has product MASYLLHGLWLPVSGLSLWIEQVEGHKIVMPSAVPEGTFPEVVETILAKKSFRNRARVSLRTPKGKDVSLMVPMAMFAPEEAVATLAKMEFLDSLSQAATPEQKATIAPDLLWLIRAYRGLSKFVRAGRVTIRLSYQGGEWFPMWQLTSGLGERGWLAEMLAAAPGILIINNRALSDDMADELTHWIAFTQLRSLADAPRPAPWHDFAQAMLTTSPVKKGRAQLLRALNEWKDSITSVDLQLVFIVEEPGPDEAPESSVWPIRVQVRSGTDAPRPIIEEQLDRGSVVKLRDSQRKALSLAPRLRESSAVPDYDAGDWDVFLGTDQLVEFVSKDVAQLKAAGFTVLLPKAWAHMETKAKLEIREVRDPAEGSTKAHLGMDKLVEYDWHLSVGDIELTEEEMRQLVASKSGLIRLRGEWVTADTQALSKISEYMDKLAETAKKRKKKELERLSAAAERARKLEQPGWQELVADVEKRLQEFNEGETSQVSVAELRELALQSMAEEPVEFTGSTWHTSLLGGMDSPAPARVELPDTVQAELREYQRRGVDWLYWMSRNNIGAVLADDMGLGKTLQLLTLLAIERQENPELKPTIVVAPTSVVGNWAREAAKFVPSLKVLVQHGSDRLKDEELIKAAEKADLVITSYGTVARDFLTLGKVEWDRVVLDEAQAIKNAATRSSKAVRSLPSRHRIALTGTPVENRLSEMRSILDFCNPGVLGSASFFRNHFAKAIERENDEIMAERLRQLTAPFILRRLKTDPNIIDDLPEKSEQIITVAMTAEQAALYKALVDDVQKALEVREGMSRRGLVLASLTRIKQICNHPAHYLGDGSAITIKGKHRSGKVEELMRIVDQAVESEERILIFTQYKAFGDLLQPYLTQQLGRDIPFLHGGVTKNRRDRMVEEFQAPDGPPAMILSLKAGGTGLNLTAASIVVHMDRWWNPAVENQATDRAFRIGQQRNVQVYKMITAGTLEESIQDILDGKTHLAGAVVGEGEGWLTELDPEQLAQLMSYREAD; this is encoded by the coding sequence ATGGCTTCTTACCTTCTCCACGGCCTTTGGCTCCCAGTCTCGGGGCTTAGCCTATGGATTGAGCAGGTGGAAGGGCACAAGATCGTCATGCCTTCGGCAGTGCCAGAGGGGACTTTCCCCGAGGTGGTGGAGACAATTCTTGCCAAGAAGTCCTTCCGCAACCGCGCCCGCGTCTCTTTGCGCACGCCAAAGGGCAAGGACGTCTCCCTCATGGTTCCCATGGCCATGTTTGCTCCCGAGGAAGCCGTGGCCACCCTGGCCAAGATGGAGTTTTTAGACTCACTAAGCCAGGCGGCAACACCGGAACAAAAAGCCACCATCGCCCCAGATCTTCTGTGGCTGATTCGCGCCTACCGGGGACTTAGCAAGTTCGTGCGCGCCGGGCGTGTAACCATCCGCCTTTCCTATCAGGGCGGCGAGTGGTTCCCCATGTGGCAGCTGACCTCCGGATTGGGCGAGCGCGGATGGCTCGCTGAGATGCTGGCTGCCGCGCCGGGCATTTTGATCATCAATAACCGCGCGCTTTCTGATGACATGGCAGACGAGCTGACCCACTGGATCGCATTTACACAGTTGCGCTCGCTTGCCGACGCCCCGCGTCCCGCACCGTGGCACGACTTCGCGCAGGCCATGCTCACGACCTCACCGGTGAAAAAGGGGCGCGCGCAGCTGCTGCGTGCTCTAAACGAGTGGAAAGACTCGATTACCTCTGTCGACCTGCAGTTGGTGTTCATTGTGGAAGAGCCCGGCCCCGATGAAGCTCCAGAATCCAGCGTCTGGCCCATCCGCGTGCAGGTCCGTTCCGGCACCGACGCTCCGCGCCCCATCATCGAGGAGCAGCTGGACAGAGGCAGCGTGGTCAAGCTGCGCGACTCGCAGCGCAAGGCACTTAGCCTGGCGCCGCGCCTGCGCGAGTCTTCGGCCGTTCCGGACTATGACGCCGGCGATTGGGATGTATTCTTGGGCACCGATCAGCTGGTGGAGTTCGTTTCCAAGGACGTCGCCCAGCTCAAGGCAGCCGGCTTTACCGTGCTGCTGCCTAAGGCATGGGCGCACATGGAAACCAAAGCCAAACTGGAAATCCGCGAGGTGCGTGACCCTGCCGAAGGATCCACCAAGGCCCACCTCGGCATGGACAAGCTGGTGGAATATGATTGGCATCTTTCCGTAGGCGATATTGAGCTCACCGAGGAAGAGATGCGCCAGCTGGTGGCGTCCAAGTCCGGCCTGATTCGCCTCCGCGGCGAGTGGGTGACCGCCGATACCCAGGCGTTGTCCAAAATTTCCGAGTACATGGACAAGCTGGCAGAGACCGCCAAGAAGCGCAAGAAGAAGGAACTCGAGCGGCTTAGCGCTGCCGCCGAGCGCGCTCGGAAGCTAGAACAGCCGGGCTGGCAGGAACTTGTCGCGGACGTCGAAAAGCGCTTGCAAGAATTCAACGAGGGCGAAACTTCCCAGGTCTCCGTGGCGGAGCTGCGCGAGTTGGCCCTGCAATCCATGGCCGAGGAGCCAGTGGAGTTTACCGGCTCGACGTGGCATACCTCTCTGCTTGGCGGCATGGATTCTCCCGCGCCCGCGCGCGTCGAGCTGCCCGATACCGTCCAGGCGGAGCTGCGCGAATATCAGCGCCGCGGCGTGGATTGGCTCTACTGGATGTCCCGCAACAACATTGGAGCAGTGCTTGCCGACGACATGGGCTTGGGCAAAACCCTCCAGCTGCTTACGCTGCTTGCCATCGAGCGCCAAGAAAATCCGGAGCTTAAACCGACCATCGTCGTGGCGCCTACTTCCGTGGTGGGCAACTGGGCGCGCGAGGCTGCGAAGTTCGTGCCGAGCCTCAAAGTCCTGGTGCAGCACGGCTCGGATCGCCTGAAGGATGAAGAACTTATCAAAGCCGCGGAGAAGGCAGACCTCGTCATCACCTCCTATGGCACGGTGGCTCGAGACTTCCTTACCTTGGGCAAGGTGGAATGGGACCGCGTGGTCCTCGATGAGGCGCAGGCGATTAAGAATGCCGCGACGCGTTCCTCGAAGGCGGTGCGCTCGCTGCCTTCGCGTCACCGTATCGCGTTGACCGGCACGCCGGTGGAAAACCGCTTGTCGGAGATGCGCTCCATCCTGGATTTCTGCAATCCCGGCGTCCTAGGCAGCGCGTCCTTCTTCCGCAATCATTTTGCCAAGGCTATCGAGCGTGAAAACGACGAGATCATGGCCGAGCGCCTGCGCCAGCTGACAGCGCCGTTTATCCTGCGCCGTCTCAAGACGGATCCGAACATCATCGATGACCTGCCAGAGAAATCGGAGCAGATCATCACCGTGGCGATGACGGCTGAGCAGGCGGCGTTGTACAAGGCGCTTGTTGACGACGTGCAAAAGGCCTTGGAGGTCCGCGAGGGCATGTCGCGCCGCGGCCTAGTGTTGGCCTCGCTGACACGCATCAAGCAGATCTGTAACCATCCGGCACACTATCTGGGCGATGGCTCTGCCATTACCATTAAGGGAAAGCACCGCTCGGGCAAGGTCGAAGAGCTGATGCGGATTGTGGACCAAGCTGTAGAAAGCGAAGAACGCATCCTCATTTTTACCCAGTACAAGGCCTTCGGCGACCTTTTGCAGCCTTATCTCACCCAGCAGCTGGGCAGGGACATCCCGTTCCTGCACGGTGGGGTGACAAAGAACCGTCGTGACCGAATGGTGGAGGAATTCCAGGCGCCGGACGGGCCGCCGGCGATGATCCTCTCGCTCAAGGCAGGCGGCACGGGCCTGAACCTGACCGCGGCGTCGATTGTCGTGCACATGGACCGCTGGTGGAATCCCGCCGTGGAAAACCAGGCGACCGACCGTGCCTTCCGCATTGGTCAGCAACGCAACGTGCAGGTCTACAAGATGATTACTGCGGGTACGCTCGAGGAATCCATCCAGGACATTTTGGACGGCAAGACACACCTGGCCGGCGCCGTGGTGGGCGAGGGCGAAGGCTGGTTAACCGAGCTGGATCCGGAGCAATTGGCACAGCTGATGAGTTACAGGGAGGCTGACTAA